A section of the Ornithinimicrobium sufpigmenti genome encodes:
- a CDS encoding sugar phosphate isomerase/epimerase family protein has translation MRPLGVNTWVWTSPLTDAQLPELLEKVAGMGFTAVELPLESAGDLTVPAVRAALSATGLQPYVVGAMAPGRDLVVADPGAVAATQDYLRRCVDLAEGIGAPAVCGPFYAATGRVWRMTPTEREAAYQEWRDNLAPVVEHAAQAGVRIGIEPLNRYETSLVNTVEQALTGLEGLLGPACGVALDTYHVGIEERSSADAVRRAGEHLVHVQVCGNDRGAPGGDQTDWPGILAALDEVGYSGGLCIESFTADNAAIATAASIWRPLATTQDDLAADGLAFLRQLTT, from the coding sequence GTGAGGCCCCTCGGCGTCAACACCTGGGTCTGGACGTCACCGCTGACCGACGCGCAGCTGCCCGAGCTGCTCGAGAAGGTCGCGGGGATGGGCTTCACGGCGGTCGAGCTGCCGCTGGAGTCCGCGGGCGACCTCACGGTCCCCGCCGTCCGGGCGGCCCTGTCCGCCACCGGCCTGCAGCCCTACGTGGTGGGGGCGATGGCCCCGGGGCGCGACCTCGTGGTCGCCGACCCGGGCGCCGTCGCCGCCACGCAGGACTACCTGCGCCGGTGCGTGGACCTCGCCGAGGGCATCGGTGCCCCGGCGGTGTGCGGGCCGTTCTACGCCGCGACCGGCCGGGTCTGGCGGATGACGCCGACCGAGCGCGAGGCGGCCTACCAGGAGTGGCGGGACAACCTCGCCCCGGTCGTCGAGCACGCGGCGCAGGCCGGCGTGCGGATCGGGATCGAGCCGCTCAACCGCTACGAGACGTCGCTGGTCAACACCGTCGAGCAGGCCCTCACCGGGCTGGAGGGCCTGCTCGGGCCGGCGTGCGGCGTGGCGCTGGACACCTACCACGTGGGCATCGAGGAGCGGTCCTCCGCCGACGCCGTGCGGCGTGCGGGCGAGCACCTGGTGCACGTGCAGGTCTGCGGCAACGACCGGGGTGCCCCCGGCGGTGACCAGACCGACTGGCCGGGGATCCTCGCCGCCCTCGACGAGGTCGGCTACTCCGGTGGGCTGTGCATCGAGAGCTTCACCGCCGACAACGCAGCCATCGCCACGGCCGCCTCCATCTGGCGGCCGCTGGCGACCACGCAGGACGACCTGGCCGCCGACGGCCTGGCCTTCCTGCGTCAGTTGACCACCTGA
- a CDS encoding Gfo/Idh/MocA family protein, whose product MAPGAPEPLGVAVVGYSFMGKAHSNAWRNVAAFYPDVPPVRMQVLVGRDADAVGQAARRYGWAEAATDWRAVVERDDIDIVDVCTPGHLHAEVALAALAAGKHVIVEKPLSNTVPESEALVEAARQQGAGRTMLAHNYRRVPALALARELVTEGRIGLVREVRLAYLQDWLADDTAPMTWRLRRETAGSGALGDLGSHAVDQLHAILGEPVTSVRGELRTFTPQRPGPDGPEEVTVDDAAWATLHTRSGVVASLEVSRVATGRKNALQVEVYGTTGSLRFDLERLNELVLHESTGSATDGPKQILVTEPEHPYVDAWWPSGHTLGWDSTFISQAADLLRAIDGGGELLPGFADGLAVQRVLAAIEASHAAGGVTTPTGN is encoded by the coding sequence TTGGCACCTGGAGCGCCCGAGCCCCTCGGTGTGGCCGTCGTCGGCTACTCGTTCATGGGCAAGGCCCACTCCAACGCCTGGCGCAACGTCGCGGCGTTCTACCCCGACGTGCCCCCGGTGCGGATGCAGGTCCTCGTCGGCCGCGACGCCGACGCGGTTGGGCAGGCCGCCCGGCGCTACGGCTGGGCCGAGGCCGCCACCGACTGGCGGGCCGTCGTCGAGCGGGACGACATCGACATCGTCGACGTGTGCACGCCCGGCCACCTGCACGCCGAGGTGGCGCTGGCCGCGCTCGCCGCCGGCAAGCACGTCATCGTCGAGAAACCGTTGAGCAACACGGTGCCCGAGTCGGAGGCGCTGGTGGAGGCCGCCCGGCAGCAGGGGGCCGGGCGGACGATGCTGGCGCACAACTACCGGCGGGTGCCGGCGCTGGCGCTGGCCCGCGAGCTCGTGACCGAGGGCCGGATCGGGCTGGTCCGGGAGGTCCGGCTGGCCTACCTGCAGGACTGGCTCGCCGACGACACCGCGCCGATGACCTGGCGGCTGCGCCGGGAGACCGCCGGCTCCGGCGCCCTCGGCGACCTGGGCTCGCACGCCGTCGACCAGCTGCACGCCATCCTCGGCGAGCCGGTGACCAGCGTGCGCGGCGAGCTGCGCACCTTCACCCCCCAGCGGCCGGGACCCGACGGGCCCGAGGAGGTGACCGTCGACGACGCGGCCTGGGCTACCCTGCACACCCGCTCCGGGGTGGTGGCCTCGCTCGAGGTGAGCCGCGTGGCCACCGGCCGCAAGAACGCCCTCCAGGTCGAGGTCTACGGCACGACCGGGTCGCTGCGTTTCGACCTGGAGCGGCTCAACGAGCTGGTGCTGCACGAGAGCACGGGCTCGGCGACCGACGGCCCCAAGCAGATCCTCGTCACCGAGCCCGAGCACCCCTACGTGGACGCCTGGTGGCCGTCGGGGCACACCCTGGGCTGGGACTCCACGTTCATCTCCCAGGCGGCCGACCTGCTGCGCGCGATCGACGGCGGGGGAGAGCTGCTCCCCGGCTTCGCCGACGGACTGGCCGTGCAGCGGGTCCTCGCGGCCATCGAGGCCAGCCACGCGGCCGGCGGCGTGACCACGCCGACCGGCAACTGA